GCCCACAGGAATTGTAGCAATTGGCTAAAAATTCCCATTTTACTCATAAAACCCATAATTATTTTCCTTTCTTTATTTAGATCAAATTTTTATAGCTTCGACATGTAAACCCCCACGAGTATCCAGAAGAGCGACATCTTGAATGTTGCCCGATTTAAACGGTTTCTCAGATATTTGTGAAAATCCCGCCGATTCTAATATTGATTTCATTTCGTAAAAATTATACATCCATCGGTGATTGCTATAGTAGCTATTAAATCCGACGATATCAGTCGTGACAAATCTTTGTAGCATAGTAACATCTTGGGGATAAGTCTGCAAGGCTGATTTTATGCGCGTGACTTCTTCGTCCAACGAGGGCACGCATATTCTGATAATCCCATTAGGTTTTAAAACTCGGTAACATTCTGATAAGAGCGATTGTGCCTGCGTTTTA
This portion of the bacterium genome encodes:
- a CDS encoding methyltransferase domain-containing protein, producing the protein MFFRFFNMSHNYSSTTYINKANHSTIIHHDCTYGIPLDDNIVPAVYSSHFFEHLSKTQAQSLLSECYRVLKPNGIIRICVPSLDEEVTRIKSALQTYPQDVTMLQRFVTTDIVGFNSYYSNHRWMYNFYEMKSILESAGFSQISEKPFKSGNIQDVALLDTRGGLHVEAIKI